A genomic stretch from Helianthus annuus cultivar XRQ/B chromosome 1, HanXRQr2.0-SUNRISE, whole genome shotgun sequence includes:
- the LOC110869447 gene encoding peroxidase 4, whose amino-acid sequence MAASTTIAFALIACTLCFMSGTSLARLTPNFYSKTCPQVFEVVGSVVRAAVSRERRMGASLLRLHFHDCFVNGCDASILLDDTPTFRGEKTAAPNNNSVRGFDVIDMIKSNVERVCPGVVSCADILAITALKSVVALGGPTWEVKLGRRDSKTASFSAANGGAIPSPQSSLTNLINTFRAVGLSAHDMVALSGAHTIGQARCTSFRAHVYNDSNIDSLFAILRQSNCPRSPGSGDNNLAPLDISTPTRFDNHYYKNLIMHQGLLHSDQQLLSGGFTGSLVERYSVNPMSFRVDFAAAMVNMGDIRPLTGANGEIRKNCRVVNS is encoded by the exons ATGGCTGCATCTACAACCATTGCCTTTGCATTGATTGCTTGTACTTTGTGCTTTATGAGTGGCACGTCTTTGGCTCGACTCACACCTAACTTCTACTCTAAAACTTGCCCACAAGTTTTTGAGGTTGTAGGCTCAGTGGTTCGGGCTGCTGTGTCTAGAGAAAGGCGCATGGGTGCGTCCCTCCTTCGGCTCCATTTCCATGATTGTTTCGTGAAC gGGTGTGACGCGTCAATTCTACTAGACGATACACCTACATTCAGAGGGGAAAAAACCGCAGCACCAAATAATAATTCGGTGAGGGGTTTCGATGTGATAGATATGATCAAGTCGAACGTTGAAAGAGTTTGCCCTGGTGTTGTCTCGTGTGCTGACATATTAGCGATTACCGCACTTAAATCCGTGGTTGCT TTAGGTGGCCCAACTTGGGAGGTTAAACTAGGAAGAAGAGACTCCAAAACCGCCAGCTTCTCCGCCGCCAACGGCGGCGCCATACCATCACCACAATCCTCACTAACAAACCTCATCAACACGTTCCGAGCTGTGGGTCTCTCCGCCCACGACATGGTGGCGCTCTCCGGAGCACACACAATTGGACAAGCACGTTGTACAAGTTTCCGAGCCCATGTTTACAATGACTCCAACATCGACTCTTTATTCGCCATCTTGCGTCAATCAAACTGCCCACGTTCACCGGGTTCCGGTGACAATAATCTCGCACCACTTGACATTTCAACACCCACCAGGTTCGACAACCATTACTACAAGAACTTGATCATGCACCAGGGTTTGCTCCACTCTGACCAGCAGCTGCTCAGCGGTGGTTTCACTGGCTCCTTGGTGGAGCGGTATAGTGTAAACCCGATGAGTTTTCGTGTGGATTTTGCGGCCGCTATGGTGAATATGGGTGATATTCGTCCCCTCACTGGTGCTAATGGTGAGATCAGGAAGAACTGCAGGGTGGTTAATTCGTAA